A DNA window from Streptomyces roseifaciens contains the following coding sequences:
- a CDS encoding recombinase family protein yields MHQDTFCDLYLRLSLDRDGKTAIERQEADCRAWVERSGLTVRKVHMDRGRSGYKTVERKGFDAALTAVTAGVVGTLIVWKLDRLSRKGMGQVGEVLDDIEKAGGRLVSVVDGLDTSNDSARTVVAMLAELARSESKNLGTRVGHAKQYLRSKGRWIGGQPPYGLLADPGTKKLIHDPEHAVYARLIADEALAGTSLVKIARLLNEYEILSPRSGQWNAASIMQLLRSPAFAGLMPESETVETDDGERKYTGRVFPYRDPETLDTVGIGEGIITVGEREQIIRTLESRTFVHAGKRRPKPEGTALLTGLVYCAVPGCGRRMHRVGGSYQCMARRAGNQCIGASALAEAVDHYVTEQFLTRLPALEPDDPLLGAIADRWAHRVDPETSAKRDALTAEIQDEEARLADLEDARYVRGEFSGAAAVERYNRLSGRLRRRIEGLGAGLRKLSMPSVDVSPMLDALTLREAWADATNEDRRDRLSLAMDRVEVSKGVRGQRIIPEQRIRIDWAKPAGTDTAT; encoded by the coding sequence GTGCACCAAGACACGTTCTGTGATCTGTACCTCCGTCTGTCCCTCGACCGGGATGGCAAGACCGCGATCGAACGGCAGGAAGCCGACTGCCGTGCCTGGGTCGAACGCAGCGGATTGACTGTCCGTAAGGTCCACATGGACAGGGGACGTTCCGGCTACAAGACTGTTGAGCGCAAGGGCTTCGACGCCGCGTTGACAGCAGTCACAGCCGGCGTCGTCGGCACACTGATCGTCTGGAAACTGGACCGCCTGTCCCGCAAGGGCATGGGCCAGGTGGGCGAGGTGCTGGATGACATCGAGAAGGCCGGCGGCCGCCTCGTCTCAGTCGTGGACGGTCTCGACACCTCGAACGACTCGGCGCGCACGGTTGTGGCCATGCTCGCTGAGCTCGCCCGGTCCGAATCCAAGAACCTCGGCACGCGCGTAGGCCATGCCAAGCAATACCTGCGGAGCAAGGGCCGGTGGATCGGTGGACAGCCTCCGTACGGGCTGCTCGCCGACCCGGGCACCAAGAAGCTCATCCATGACCCGGAGCATGCCGTCTACGCCCGCCTGATCGCGGATGAAGCGCTCGCCGGGACATCGTTGGTCAAGATCGCCCGGCTCCTCAATGAGTACGAGATCCTCTCGCCCAGGAGTGGACAGTGGAATGCGGCCAGCATCATGCAGCTCCTGCGTTCCCCGGCGTTCGCCGGCCTGATGCCGGAATCCGAGACCGTCGAGACGGATGACGGCGAGCGGAAGTACACGGGCAGGGTCTTCCCGTACCGCGACCCCGAGACGCTGGACACCGTCGGGATCGGTGAGGGGATCATCACGGTCGGAGAGCGTGAACAGATCATCCGCACGCTGGAATCCAGAACGTTCGTACATGCGGGAAAGCGAAGGCCGAAGCCCGAGGGGACGGCACTGCTCACAGGACTCGTCTATTGCGCGGTTCCTGGCTGCGGTCGCCGGATGCACCGTGTGGGCGGCAGCTATCAGTGCATGGCTCGCCGTGCGGGCAACCAGTGCATCGGAGCGTCGGCGCTGGCCGAGGCGGTTGACCACTACGTGACGGAACAGTTCCTCACCAGGCTTCCGGCGCTCGAACCGGACGATCCGCTCCTTGGCGCGATCGCGGATCGCTGGGCGCATCGCGTTGACCCGGAGACCTCTGCGAAACGTGATGCGCTGACTGCCGAGATCCAGGATGAGGAAGCCCGATTGGCCGACCTGGAGGACGCTCGCTATGTGCGTGGCGAGTTCAGCGGCGCCGCAGCCGTGGAACGCTACAACCGGCTTTCAGGGCGTTTGAGGCGGCGCATCGAGGGGCTTGGTGCAGGCCTCCGTAAGCTCTCCATGCCGTCCGTGGATGTGTCACCCATGCTCGACGCCCTCACCTTGCGGGAGGCGTGGGCGGACGCGACGAACGAAGACCGGCGCGATCGGTTGTCGCTCGCCATGGACCGGGTTGAAGTGAGCAAGGGGGTACGCGGACAGCGGATCATCCCCGAGCAACGCATCCGGATCGATTGGGCAAAGCCGGCGGGCACCGACACCGCTACCTGA
- a CDS encoding DUF4232 domain-containing protein codes for MRHGRALRLAGAALTFTAALGLTACGSDGGKDDGKGKGASAASPSGDAAGAPSADDAKPQDKGDACGPGDLTVEARKAPGGRLLLVATNTGGKPCTAYGFPFLRFDQDQATAGVAEESKPKAPVKVAPGKAAYAGVTPTAADGSGGPGRDVKKLSVTFQTAGGDPLPGDPAAPALPGGSLHVDDQARATYWVDGETAALKG; via the coding sequence GTGCGGCACGGACGTGCGCTGCGCCTCGCGGGCGCAGCGCTCACCTTCACCGCCGCCCTCGGCCTCACGGCCTGTGGCAGCGACGGCGGCAAGGACGACGGCAAGGGCAAGGGCGCCTCGGCGGCGAGCCCGTCCGGCGACGCCGCCGGGGCGCCCTCCGCGGACGACGCCAAGCCGCAGGACAAGGGCGACGCCTGCGGCCCCGGCGACCTGACGGTCGAGGCCCGCAAGGCGCCGGGCGGCCGTCTCCTGCTGGTGGCGACGAACACCGGCGGAAAGCCCTGCACCGCTTACGGCTTCCCGTTCCTGCGCTTCGACCAGGACCAGGCGACGGCGGGCGTCGCGGAGGAGTCCAAGCCGAAGGCGCCGGTGAAGGTCGCGCCCGGGAAGGCGGCGTACGCAGGCGTCACGCCCACTGCGGCGGACGGCTCGGGCGGTCCCGGACGGGACGTCAAGAAGCTGTCGGTGACCTTCCAGACGGCGGGCGGCGACCCGCTGCCGGGCGACCCGGCGGCGCCCGCCCTGCCGGGCGGTTCGCTGCACGTCGACGACCAGGCCCGCGCCACGTACTGGGTGGACGGCGAGACCGCCGCGCTCAAGGGCTGA
- a CDS encoding acyl-CoA dehydrogenase, with protein sequence MGHYKSNLRDIEFNLFEVLGRDKLYGSGPFAEMDVETAKDILSEITRLSENELAESFADTDRNPPVFDPETNTAPIPDTFKKSYQAYMDAEWWRLGIPEEIGGTTAPRSLIWAYAESILGANPAIWMYSSGPAFAGILFDEGTEQQKHIAKIAVEKQWGSTMVLTEPDAGSDVGAGRTKAVQQEDGTWHIEGVKRFITSGEHDMAENILHYVLARPEGAGPGTKGLSLFLVPKYEFDFETGELGERNGVYATNVEHKMGLKASNTCEMTFGDKHPAKGWLIGEKHDGIRQMFMIIEFARMMVGTKAIATLSTGYLNALEYAKERVQGPDLANFMDKTAPKVTITHHPDVRRSLMTQKAYAEGMRALVLYTASVQDEIMVKEAAGEDAKALHGLNDLLLPIVKGYGSEKSYEQLAQSLQTFGGSGYLQEYPIEQYIRDAKIDTLYEGTTAIQGQDFFFRKIVRDQGQALNTLSEEIKKFLATEAGGEDLAGARGALAKAAVDLEAIVGKMITDLTATGEDVKNIYKVGLNTTRLLLASGDVVVAYLLLKGAAVAAEKLADASAKDKAFYTGKIAAAKFFTTDVLPRVSVERSLAEAVDNSLMELDEAAF encoded by the coding sequence ATGGGCCACTACAAGTCGAATCTCCGCGACATCGAGTTCAACCTCTTCGAGGTTCTCGGCCGCGACAAGCTGTACGGCTCCGGCCCGTTCGCGGAGATGGACGTCGAAACCGCCAAGGACATCCTGTCGGAGATCACGCGCCTCTCGGAGAACGAGCTGGCCGAGTCCTTCGCCGACACCGACCGCAACCCCCCGGTCTTCGACCCCGAGACCAACACCGCCCCGATTCCGGACACCTTCAAGAAGAGCTACCAGGCGTACATGGACGCCGAGTGGTGGCGTCTGGGCATCCCGGAGGAGATCGGCGGCACCACCGCCCCGCGCTCGCTGATCTGGGCCTACGCCGAGTCCATCCTGGGTGCCAACCCGGCCATCTGGATGTACTCCTCGGGCCCGGCCTTCGCCGGCATCCTCTTCGACGAGGGCACCGAGCAGCAGAAGCACATCGCGAAGATCGCCGTGGAGAAGCAGTGGGGCTCCACCATGGTCCTGACCGAGCCCGACGCCGGCTCGGACGTGGGCGCCGGCCGCACCAAGGCCGTGCAGCAGGAGGACGGCACCTGGCACATCGAGGGCGTGAAGCGCTTCATCACCTCGGGTGAGCACGACATGGCGGAGAACATCCTCCACTACGTCCTCGCCCGCCCCGAGGGCGCCGGCCCGGGCACCAAGGGCCTGTCCCTCTTCCTCGTGCCGAAGTACGAGTTCGACTTCGAGACCGGCGAGCTGGGCGAGCGCAACGGCGTCTACGCCACCAACGTCGAGCACAAGATGGGCCTGAAGGCCTCCAACACCTGCGAGATGACCTTCGGCGACAAGCACCCCGCCAAGGGCTGGCTCATCGGCGAGAAGCACGACGGCATCCGCCAGATGTTCATGATCATCGAGTTCGCCCGGATGATGGTCGGCACGAAGGCCATCGCCACCCTCTCCACCGGCTACCTCAACGCGCTGGAGTACGCCAAGGAGCGCGTGCAGGGCCCGGACCTGGCGAACTTCATGGACAAGACCGCGCCCAAGGTCACCATCACGCACCACCCCGACGTGCGCCGCTCGCTCATGACGCAGAAGGCGTACGCGGAGGGCATGCGCGCCCTCGTGCTCTACACCGCCTCCGTCCAGGACGAGATCATGGTCAAGGAGGCCGCGGGCGAGGACGCCAAGGCGCTGCACGGCCTCAACGACCTGCTCCTGCCGATCGTCAAGGGCTACGGCTCCGAGAAGTCCTACGAGCAGCTCGCCCAGTCGCTGCAGACCTTCGGCGGCTCCGGGTACCTGCAGGAGTACCCGATCGAGCAGTACATCCGCGACGCGAAGATCGACACCCTCTACGAGGGCACCACGGCGATCCAGGGGCAGGACTTCTTCTTCCGGAAGATCGTCCGTGACCAGGGCCAGGCCCTGAACACCCTCTCCGAGGAGATCAAGAAGTTCCTGGCCACCGAGGCCGGCGGCGAGGACCTGGCCGGCGCCCGCGGTGCGCTCGCCAAGGCCGCGGTGGACCTGGAGGCGATCGTCGGCAAGATGATCACCGACCTCACCGCCACCGGCGAGGACGTCAAGAACATCTACAAGGTCGGCCTGAACACCACCCGCCTGCTCCTGGCCTCCGGTGACGTCGTCGTCGCCTACCTGCTGCTCAAGGGCGCGGCCGTGGCCGCCGAGAAGCTCGCCGACGCCTCCGCCAAGGACAAGGCGTTCTACACCGGCAAGATCGCGGCGGCGAAGTTCTTCACGACCGACGTCCTGCCGCGCGTCTCCGTCGAGCGCTCGCTCGCCGAGGCCGTCGACAACTCCCTGATGGAGCTGGACGAGGCCGCGTTCTGA
- a CDS encoding trypsin-like serine peptidase: MRQNATGPRPAAVTAFVAAVVALAGLGVVVANHGLATDSPVADGDASGHFAQPKEKGDETAEAMRSAVRTEKNTAPLRPADSGRTDPLPASEPLRAAEAPASPAVGPLFYTGQGEPGHGCSASVVHSPEGDLIVTAAHCVHLDGFRTDIAFVPGYRDGVAPYGVWVPTSVDIAPEWAADRDPDYDVAFLRVRRPDGDGKPIEQVTGAERIRFRPPADRPARVIGYPLGEERPVSCQNRTQTHSPTQLRFDCADMPNGTSGGPFLTDVDPASGLGTINGVVGGHDEGGDEETSYSSYFGDGIESLYRRATGRG, from the coding sequence ATGCGCCAGAACGCCACCGGCCCCCGCCCGGCCGCCGTCACCGCCTTCGTCGCCGCGGTCGTCGCGCTGGCCGGACTCGGCGTCGTCGTGGCGAACCACGGCCTCGCGACGGATTCCCCCGTGGCCGACGGCGACGCCTCCGGCCACTTCGCCCAGCCGAAGGAGAAGGGGGACGAAACCGCGGAGGCCATGCGGTCGGCCGTCCGCACCGAGAAGAACACGGCCCCGCTCAGGCCCGCGGACAGCGGAAGGACCGACCCGCTCCCCGCCTCCGAGCCCCTGCGCGCCGCGGAGGCCCCGGCCTCGCCCGCCGTCGGGCCGCTGTTCTACACGGGCCAGGGCGAGCCCGGGCACGGCTGCAGCGCGAGCGTCGTGCACAGCCCCGAGGGCGACCTGATCGTCACCGCCGCGCACTGCGTCCACCTGGACGGCTTCCGCACCGACATCGCCTTCGTGCCGGGCTACCGCGACGGCGTCGCCCCGTACGGCGTGTGGGTGCCGACGTCGGTGGACATCGCCCCGGAGTGGGCGGCCGACCGCGACCCGGACTACGACGTGGCGTTCCTGCGGGTGCGCCGGCCGGACGGGGACGGCAAGCCGATCGAGCAGGTCACGGGCGCGGAGCGGATACGCTTCCGGCCGCCGGCGGACCGGCCGGCGCGGGTGATCGGCTACCCCCTGGGGGAGGAGCGCCCGGTCTCCTGCCAGAACCGCACGCAGACCCACAGCCCCACCCAGCTCCGCTTCGACTGCGCGGACATGCCCAACGGCACCAGCGGCGGCCCGTTCCTGACGGACGTCGACCCCGCGAGCGGGCTGGGCACGATCAACGGGGTCGTGGGCGGCCACGACGAGGGCGGCGACGAGGAGACGTCGTACAGCTCGTACTTCGGCGACGGAATCGAGTCCCTCTACCGGAGGGCGACGGGCAGGGGCTGA
- a CDS encoding SseB family protein, which yields MYGYDQNAGTQGYAPPPPPPQQPGGPGVYGEQPLYPEPSPPSLADAVRAFTTGSMSAEDFQTVFSTSKVYCPRGDNPGFLALHNTQQPVIPMFTSLKELRRYAGKESKYFVITGAEVIDLLPTGYGFVLDIEGDHRMVFDAKAVEQMVDFTMRRLYG from the coding sequence ATGTACGGCTACGACCAGAACGCGGGCACGCAGGGTTACGCGCCGCCGCCACCGCCGCCTCAGCAGCCCGGCGGCCCCGGCGTCTACGGCGAACAGCCGCTCTACCCGGAGCCGTCCCCTCCGTCGCTCGCCGATGCGGTGCGGGCCTTCACCACGGGATCGATGTCCGCGGAGGACTTCCAGACCGTCTTCTCCACGTCGAAGGTCTACTGCCCGCGCGGCGACAACCCGGGCTTCCTCGCGCTCCACAACACCCAGCAGCCGGTGATCCCGATGTTCACCTCGCTGAAGGAGCTGCGGCGGTACGCGGGCAAGGAGTCGAAGTACTTCGTCATCACGGGCGCGGAGGTGATCGACCTCCTGCCGACGGGCTACGGCTTCGTGCTCGACATCGAGGGAGACCACCGGATGGTGTTCGACGCGAAGGCGGTCGAGCAGATGGTGGACTTCACGATGCGGAGGCTCTACGGCTGA
- a CDS encoding M18 family aminopeptidase — MSSAHRFDRGHTDDLMSFLAASPSPYHAVANTAERLEKAGFRQVAETDAWDGTTGGKYVTRGGAIIAWYVPEGATPATPFRIVGAHTDSPNLRVKPLPDTGAAGWRQVAVELYGGTLLNTWLDRDLGLSGRVSLRDGSHRLVNVDRPLLRVPQLAIHLDRGVNQDGLKLDKQRHMTPIWGLGEPREGDLIRFVAQEAGLAAEDVTGWDLMVHSVEPPAYLGRDQELLAGPRMDNLLSVHAGTAALIAAVGSEGLPCIPVLAAFDHEENGSQSDTGAEGPLLGNVLERSVFARGGTYEDKARAFAGTICLSSDTGHAVHPNYSERHEPGHHPVPNGGPILKVNVNQRYATDGSGRAVFAAACERAGVPWQHFVSNNSMPCGTTIGPITAARHGIATVDIGVACLSMHSARELCGADDPFLLAAALTAFLEG, encoded by the coding sequence ATGAGCTCTGCGCACCGCTTCGACCGCGGCCACACCGACGACCTGATGTCCTTCCTCGCCGCCAGTCCCTCCCCGTACCACGCGGTGGCCAACACCGCGGAGCGGCTGGAGAAGGCGGGCTTCCGTCAGGTCGCAGAGACCGACGCGTGGGACGGCACGACCGGCGGCAAGTACGTGACGCGCGGTGGCGCGATCATCGCCTGGTACGTGCCGGAGGGCGCGACGCCCGCCACCCCCTTCCGGATCGTCGGTGCGCACACCGACTCCCCCAACCTGCGCGTGAAGCCGCTGCCGGACACCGGTGCGGCGGGCTGGCGCCAGGTCGCCGTCGAGCTCTACGGCGGCACGCTGCTCAACACCTGGCTGGACCGCGACCTCGGCCTCTCCGGCCGGGTCTCGCTGCGGGACGGCAGCCACCGCCTCGTCAACGTGGACCGGCCCCTGCTGCGCGTGCCGCAGCTCGCCATCCACCTCGACCGCGGCGTCAACCAGGACGGCCTCAAGCTCGACAAGCAGCGCCACATGACCCCGATCTGGGGCCTGGGCGAGCCGCGCGAGGGGGATCTGATCCGCTTCGTCGCGCAGGAGGCGGGTCTGGCCGCCGAGGACGTCACCGGCTGGGACCTGATGGTCCACAGCGTCGAGCCGCCGGCCTACCTCGGCCGCGACCAGGAGCTCCTCGCCGGCCCGCGCATGGACAACCTGCTGTCCGTGCACGCCGGTACGGCCGCGCTGATCGCCGCCGTCGGCTCCGAGGGACTGCCCTGCATCCCGGTGCTGGCCGCGTTCGACCACGAGGAGAACGGCAGCCAGTCCGACACCGGCGCCGAGGGCCCGCTGCTCGGAAACGTGCTGGAACGATCCGTCTTCGCCCGCGGCGGAACGTACGAGGACAAGGCCCGCGCCTTCGCCGGCACGATCTGCCTCTCCTCCGACACCGGCCACGCCGTCCACCCCAACTACTCCGAGCGCCACGAGCCCGGCCACCACCCGGTGCCCAACGGCGGCCCGATCCTGAAGGTGAACGTCAACCAGCGCTACGCCACGGACGGCAGCGGCCGGGCCGTCTTCGCCGCCGCCTGCGAGCGCGCGGGCGTGCCCTGGCAGCACTTCGTCTCCAACAACTCCATGCCGTGCGGCACCACCATCGGCCCCATCACCGCGGCCCGGCACGGCATCGCCACCGTCGACATCGGCGTGGCCTGCCTGTCCATGCACTCGGCGCGGGAGCTGTGCGGCGCGGACGACCCCTTCCTGCTGGCCGCGGCGCTCACCGCCTTCCTCGAGGGCTGA
- a CDS encoding pirin family protein gives MPAVTVENPLTLPRVSAPAGAPQRPVLYVGTAPAGFEGEGFPVRRAFAGINYKYLDPFIMMDQMGEVDYAAGEPKGTPWHPHRGFETVTYIIDGTFIHRDSHGGGGVITDGDTQWMTAGSGLLHIETPPEELVTSGGLFHGLQLWVNLPRDDKMIAPKYQDIRGGSVKLLASGDGGSLVRLIAGDVAGHEGPGATHTPITMIHASVSPGAELTLPWRTDFNALAYGLAGHGSAGAEGRPFAMGQTVVFGQGDSVTIRADRKQESRTENFEVVLLGGLPIREPMQHYGPFVMNTHAELAQAFDDYQAGRLGVIPAA, from the coding sequence ATGCCAGCAGTGACCGTCGAGAACCCGTTGACCCTGCCGCGCGTCTCCGCCCCGGCGGGCGCCCCGCAGCGGCCGGTGCTGTACGTCGGCACGGCTCCGGCGGGTTTCGAGGGCGAGGGATTCCCCGTGCGCAGGGCCTTCGCGGGGATCAATTACAAGTACCTCGACCCGTTCATCATGATGGACCAGATGGGCGAGGTGGACTACGCCGCCGGCGAGCCCAAGGGCACCCCCTGGCACCCGCACCGCGGGTTCGAGACGGTGACCTACATCATCGACGGCACCTTCATCCACCGGGACTCGCACGGCGGCGGTGGCGTCATCACCGACGGCGACACGCAGTGGATGACGGCCGGCTCCGGGCTGCTGCACATCGAGACGCCGCCGGAGGAGCTCGTCACCAGCGGCGGCCTCTTCCACGGGCTCCAGCTGTGGGTGAACCTGCCCCGGGACGACAAGATGATCGCCCCGAAGTACCAGGACATCCGCGGGGGCAGCGTCAAGCTGCTGGCCTCCGGGGACGGCGGGTCGCTGGTCCGGCTGATCGCCGGTGACGTGGCCGGGCACGAGGGGCCGGGTGCGACGCACACGCCCATCACGATGATCCACGCCTCCGTGAGCCCCGGCGCGGAGCTGACGCTCCCGTGGCGCACCGACTTCAACGCCCTGGCCTACGGGCTCGCCGGGCACGGGTCGGCGGGCGCCGAGGGGCGGCCCTTCGCGATGGGGCAGACCGTCGTCTTCGGGCAGGGCGACTCGGTGACCATCCGGGCCGACAGGAAGCAGGAGTCCCGGACGGAGAACTTCGAGGTCGTGCTGCTGGGCGGACTGCCGATCCGCGAACCGATGCAGCACTACGGGCCGTTCGTCATGAACACCCACGCCGAACTGGCCCAGGCCTTCGACGACTACCAGGCGGGGCGACTGGGAGTGATCCCGGCGGCGTAG
- a CDS encoding NHL domain-containing thioredoxin family protein yields MNDAAPAPATPAPTPRRRARVRAPELIGKGGWLNTGGKELTLADLRGKCVIVDFWTFCCVNCLHVLDELRELEEKHRDTVVIIGVHSPKFVHEAEHQAVVDAVERYEVHHPVLDDPELATWKQYAVRAWPTLVVIDPEGYIVAQHAGEGHAHALEKLVGELEAEHEAKGTLRRGDGPYVAPEPVATDLRFPGKAVVLPGGGFLVSDSTRHQLVELAADGETVVRRIGSGERGFGAGSFSEPQGLALLPGGDKVVVADTVNHALRTYDLQTGTVETIAGTGRQWMQGQPTSGPAREVSLSSPWDVAWFADRLWIAMAGVHQLWTYDPRTGTVEVAAGTTNEGLVDGPAREAWFAQPSGLAAAGDRLWVADSETSALRYVERDGDGFAVRSAVGTGLFDFGHRDGDAAQALFQHPLGVTALPDGSVAVSDTYNHALRRYDPATGEVTTLATDLREPSAAVLAGDDIVVVESARHRLTRLRLPEEAVRVESVAHRTQRAATDVAPGRLRLDVVFQAPAGQKLDTRYGPSTRLLVSSTPPELLAEGSGQGTDLGRDLVLGESVTEGVLHVSAMAASCDDDPENEYPACHMHQQDWGVPVRITEGGADRLPLVLAGLDG; encoded by the coding sequence ATGAACGATGCCGCCCCGGCGCCCGCCACCCCCGCGCCCACGCCCCGCCGACGTGCCCGTGTTCGTGCCCCCGAGCTGATCGGCAAGGGTGGCTGGCTGAACACCGGAGGCAAGGAACTCACCCTCGCTGACCTGCGAGGCAAGTGCGTTATCGTCGATTTTTGGACGTTCTGCTGTGTGAACTGCCTGCACGTCCTGGACGAGCTGCGCGAGCTGGAGGAGAAGCACCGCGACACCGTGGTGATCATCGGTGTGCACTCGCCGAAGTTCGTGCACGAGGCCGAGCACCAGGCCGTCGTCGACGCCGTCGAGCGCTACGAGGTCCACCACCCCGTCCTCGACGACCCCGAGCTGGCCACGTGGAAGCAGTACGCCGTGCGCGCCTGGCCCACGCTCGTCGTGATCGACCCCGAGGGCTACATCGTCGCCCAGCACGCGGGTGAGGGACACGCGCACGCCCTGGAGAAGCTCGTCGGGGAGCTGGAGGCCGAGCACGAGGCCAAGGGGACGCTGCGTCGCGGCGACGGCCCGTACGTCGCCCCCGAGCCCGTCGCCACCGACCTGCGCTTCCCCGGCAAGGCCGTCGTGCTGCCCGGCGGCGGCTTCCTCGTCTCCGACTCCACGCGCCACCAGCTGGTCGAGCTGGCCGCCGACGGCGAGACGGTCGTCCGCCGCATCGGCAGCGGCGAGCGTGGCTTCGGCGCCGGCTCCTTCAGCGAGCCGCAGGGCCTCGCGCTCCTGCCGGGTGGCGACAAGGTCGTCGTCGCCGACACCGTCAACCACGCCCTGCGGACGTACGACCTGCAGACGGGCACCGTCGAGACCATCGCCGGCACCGGGCGCCAGTGGATGCAGGGACAGCCCACCTCCGGCCCCGCCCGCGAGGTCTCCCTGTCCTCCCCCTGGGACGTCGCCTGGTTCGCCGACCGGCTGTGGATCGCCATGGCCGGCGTGCACCAGCTGTGGACGTACGACCCGCGGACCGGCACCGTCGAGGTCGCGGCCGGCACGACCAACGAGGGGCTCGTCGACGGGCCCGCGCGCGAGGCCTGGTTCGCCCAGCCGTCCGGGCTCGCCGCGGCCGGGGACCGCCTGTGGGTCGCCGACTCCGAGACGTCCGCGCTGCGGTACGTCGAGCGCGACGGGGACGGCTTCGCCGTGCGCAGCGCCGTCGGCACCGGCCTCTTCGACTTCGGCCACCGGGACGGGGACGCAGCACAGGCGCTCTTCCAGCACCCGCTCGGCGTCACCGCCCTGCCCGACGGCTCCGTGGCCGTCTCCGACACGTACAACCACGCCCTGCGCCGCTACGACCCCGCGACCGGTGAGGTCACCACCCTCGCGACCGACCTGCGGGAGCCCTCCGCCGCGGTCCTCGCGGGCGACGACATCGTCGTCGTCGAGTCCGCCCGGCACCGGCTCACCCGGCTGCGCCTGCCCGAGGAGGCCGTACGGGTCGAGTCCGTCGCCCACCGCACACAGCGGGCCGCCACGGACGTCGCCCCCGGGCGGCTGCGGCTGGACGTCGTCTTCCAGGCCCCGGCCGGCCAGAAGCTCGACACGCGCTACGGGCCCTCCACGCGCCTGCTCGTCAGCTCCACCCCGCCCGAGCTCCTCGCGGAGGGCTCCGGGCAGGGCACGGACCTCGGCCGGGACCTGGTGCTGGGGGAGAGCGTGACGGAAGGCGTGCTGCACGTCTCCGCGATGGCGGCGTCCTGCGACGACGACCCGGAGAACGAGTACCCGGCGTGCCACATGCACCAGCAGGACTGGGGCGTCCCGGTGCGGATCACCGAGGGCGGCGCGGACCGGCTGCCGCTGGTGCTGGCGGGCCTGGACGGCTGA